Below is a genomic region from Ktedonobacterales bacterium.
CCCGCGTGTGCCATAATGTTTACAGGGAGTACGCATGGGCGGTGTCCTATATTTCTCCCGAGAGGGCGTATGACTTCCAGTTCATCCGATCAGCAGCAAACGCTGCCCCTGGTTATCCTGGGCCTGGGCAGCAATCTAGGCGACCGTGACGCCTTTCTGCGCGCCGCGCTGGCGCAGCTCGCGCCAGCCTATCAGGTCGAGCGGGTATCCAGCGTCTATGAGACCGCTCCGCAGTTGGTCGTGGAGCAGCCGCTCTACCATAACCTTGTCTGCGCCGGACGCACGCAGCTTTCGCCGCACGATCTGCTCCGCTTCCTCAAAGCCCTGGAGCAGCGCCTGGGAAGAACGCCCAGCTATCGCTATGGCCCACGCGAGATCGATCTCGACATCGTGTTGTATGGCGATCAGATTATCAACACAGCCGATCTGATCATTCCGCACCCGCGCATGGCCGAGCGCGCCTTTGTCTTGACGCCCCTGGCCGAAATTGCCCCACAGATGCGGCATCCTGTGCTTCAGCGCACGATGCATGAACTGGCAGAAGCGGTTGCTGCTCAAGGCGTCAATCGTCTTTTCCCTCTTGTCTTTTGATGAACCACTACGCTATAATGCCCGCGTTCACCATATTCCCAAGCCTTTTTTAGCAGAACCTCCCTTGATTGTTGAACGATTATAGTGTATACCTTAGTTGATTGTCTTTTTGCAAGGCGTTCATGTTTTCCGTCCTCCCACTTTGAGGTAGTATGGTAACGGAAGCCAGACCCCTCCGAGGGTCGCTTGATGAATTTAATTTAGCAGAAATCCTCCAGATGATGGGGCTGGGTAACATGACCGGCGCATTGCACCTGCACCGGCCTGATGGGCGCACCGGCATCATCTATTTCTACGACGGCTTTCTTGGCTCCTGCACCGAACTCAACACCGAGGCCCTCACCCTGGGCCTGGTTCTCCAGCAACTCGGCATGGCAACCGCCGAGCAGCTAGACGGGGCCTACGACCTCCAGACACAAGACCCCCTTGGTAAACGCATTGGAGAACTGCTGATTGATTACGAGATCATCACCCCGGAGCAACTGCAAGACGCCCTGAAAACGCAGCTCCTGTGGACGGTGCGCGAAATGGCTCAATGGCAGGAGGGGGCCTATGAGTTTCTGCCTGGCGCGCATCTGCCCACCGAAGATATGCCCCTGCGCATCGAGGTCACACGGGTGGTGATGGAGGTGCTGCGCTACACACAGGAATGGGACGAACTCCAACATACTCTGCCCGATGGCATGCGCACCCGCCTGGAAATGGCGCTCAAGATTCCGCAGGGCATGCTGCTGAGCTTCGACCTCAATACCTGGCGCGCCATCTCCCATGTCAACGCTTATCGCACCGTCCGGCGTATCGCCTCCGCCATCCATCAGCCAGAACTTGAGGTGGCGCGATTGCTTGCGCCGCTGGTCGAGCGGTCCCTGCTGGCGTCGGTGGAATCCAACAGCAGACCAGGACTGCCTATTCCGGCCCAGCGGCTCAGCATGGAGAGCTTCGACCTCTTCAGCTTGCTGAGCAAGATTGAGCAAGAATGGTTACACCGTCGCCAGCCCGTAGAGCAACTCGTCGCGCTGGCGAACTTTATTAATTGGACGATGAGCAATCTGGCAGAAACCTATGAACAGAACGGCATCAGCCTCTCACCTGATACCCTCGTCTCGCTGCTCGAACGCGATGGTCTCGACCGCATCCCTGGCTACACCCTGAAGATACAAGATAACCAGATTGATATTGACGACTTTACCCACTACTGCCGAGGCTATCTGGACCGACGGAATGTAGACCAGACGGCAGGCGAGTTTCATGATATGGCATCCGATGCTTTACAGCGGGCGTTACGCGCCACGTTCCAGGCAATCAATGGACGCATCGTCTCACCGCTGGAACGCATGCAAAATCAGGAAGCCTGGGACGCCCTCTTTCTTGGTTTCCAGGGAGAACCCCCTCCACAGTAGGGAGGAACATTGCATCGGCGCTCTATGGCCTCGCCAGGTGCGCCGATCAGGACAGCATACAAAAAGGAGGATCGCAGCGCATGGGAAACTTTGTCATGGTGATTGATGACTCATTGACAGTGCGCAAAATCATGGAGAGCAGCCTGCGACGCGAGGGTTTCCAGGTTGTCTCGTTTCCAGATGGTTTACAAGCGATGAGCGCGCTCTCGAAAGGTGAGGTTCCCGTACCTGACCTGATCTTGCTCGATGTGGGCCTGCCCAAAATGGACGGCTATGAAATCGCGCGCGCCTTCAAGCAAAAGAATCGCCTGGGGAATACGGTGATCATCATGCTTTCCGGGCGCGATGGTGTTTTTGACAAACTGCGTGGCCGTTGGGCGGGCGCAAAAGAATATATTACCAAACCATTCAAAACGGCTGAAGTGATCGCGTGCGTCCGTTCGCATCTTGGCCCCCCGGATATATCTATGCAAACTCAGCCTGCCGGCAGCTATTCTTATTATTAGGAACGAGCCGATTATTAGGAACGAGCCGACGAGGGCTTCATCAGGGAGAACCGTTCCGCTTCTGTTTGCGCCTGGCGTCTCGCTGTGTGTCCAGTTTTACCCAATAGGCCGGAGGATGAACCTGCTATGACGTTTGCCCCAAACGGGCGTAGGACCGTGCTGGTGGTTGAGGATTCCCCCACCGAACAGGCGATGATCGCTGATTGCCTACACGAAGCCGGATACAGTGTGGTGCTGGCGGGCGATGGTGACGAGGTACGCGAAAAAATACGCAGCGTCGCTATTGATCTGGTGGTGCTTGACCTGATTCTGCCGCGAGTCAACGGATACGAAGTCTGCCGCGCGTTGCGCAAAGACCCACAGACCCAACATATCCCCATCGTCATGCTTACCCAGCGCAGCAGCGCCCCGGAGGAGTTCTATGGTCGCCGCCTGGGAGCAAATGGCTATCTTAAAAAGCCCCTGAATCCTGCTCTCCTGCTGGCAGAAATCAATCGCCTGGTGGGCGCGACAGGCGGGCAGTTCTAGCGCCGGGGCGCAGCCAGCCAGAAGGAGGACAGGTCCGCGCGCGGGCCGCCACGAGTGATGAGCAGCGCAGAGAACAAGGCACGATGGTCGCCCGGCGTCTTCTGGCCGCCTGACACCGATCTGTTTTTGAGCGAGGAAGAACAGCGCGCCGCAGCCATGCTCTATGAGCAGAAGATGGCGGAGCCGCCCAGCGGCACACCTTTCCTTACCTTCAAGCTGAATAACGTGCGCTGGGGCGTGCCTGTGTCACATCTGCGCGAAGTCTTGCCCAAAGTCTCAGCCATCACTCCCCTGCCTTTCAGCCCTCTCTGGCTCTATGGCCTCATCAACCTGCGTGGCGAGCCGATTGGCCTGGTGAACCTGAGCGATTTGTTGTTCGACCCCATCACCGCCGCCAATGCGGGGCGACACGCGATGGCTGGCGCTCCGGTGATCATCGCTGAAAACGCTGGCGCATCGCTGGCGCTGCTGGTGGAAGAATTGGGCGAAGTCGCCTTCATTGAAGACCACCAATTTGAGAAGCCGCCTGGCGCTGAAATACGCGCGCTGCCCACCTTTGCCGTCGCCCATCTTCAAGCCGCCTGGTTCCCTTCGGAAGACGACCGGACGGTGCTGCTGCTGGACCTCCCTCGCCTGCTGGCAAGCCTCCTCCAGCAATTGATTAGTGAGGAAGCAGCCGATGAGTGACAAATATCTTCCTACCTTTATCAAGGAAATCCGCAGTTACTGCGCGATGGTCGGCGACCTTACGCAGCCACTGCGCGACCCACAGGCTGCTGGCGAGGACATTCGTTCGGCGGCGGCGGGACTCACACGGCTCTTCCACACTATCGCCGGACTGAGCAGTTCGCTGGAGATTGCCGATTTCACCGGACTGGCCGAGGGTCTGGAAAGCTGTTTGCTCAGCATCGGGGCCAGTCCAGCCACCGCGCAGAGCGCCAGCATCAACAGCGCCCTGATCGATCTGCTCGACTTTACCATCGCCTATCTCGGCCATCGTCTGGAGGCGATGGAGGCCAGCGGGCAATTTCAACTGCCCGCCCCGGAGGATGATGAACCGCTGCGTTCCCTGGAAGAACGGCTCTGGAGACTTGGCTCCTGGCTTGCGCCTCCAGAAGAGGGCGCGCTGCCCCCTGCTGAGCCACTGAGCGACGAAGACCTTGCCATCCTGCGCGCCTTCAGCGAGAGCGACCTTGCTGATGCTGCCAGGGCGGAGCTTCCCGCTGGCTCCGATACCGAAGGGCGAGGAGAAAGGGGCGACCCAGCGCCTCGGCCAGCCGCAGGAGTTACCCGACCCCTGGCGCAGCAGCCAGCGGCGCAGGGGCCAGAGGCCGCCAACACGCCAGAGGCAGCGCCAGCGGCTGGCGAAGTGATCCCGCCGGAAATGTTGGAACTTTTCCGCGCGGAAACCCTGGACGATCTCTACGTCCTTCAGGGCGCGCTCGCGCGGCTGGAGACGCCTGAAGAGCGACCAGCAGCCGTTCTGGAAATGCGCCACGTGGCCCACAAGATCAAGGGCGCGGCGGCCACGCTCGATCTTCAGGTGGTCGCTGGCCTTTCCCATTGCCTGGAAGACATCCTCGACCTGCTCAGGAGCCGTCGGCTGGAATATGCCCCCGCCGTCGTGGACGCCCTGATGCGCGGGATCATCGAGTTGGAGCTTGCCCTGAGCAAGCAGCCCACGCTGGAAAGGGAAAACGCCGAGGGGCTGGAACGCCTGCGCGCCCAATATGAGGCGCTGCTGGCCGCCAGCGGGCCAGAGAATCTGGATGATCCCTCGGCGACGCTGCCGGATTCGCGCCGCCTGGCCGCTGCCGCGCACCAGCAGAGCGTTTCGGTTGATGTCTTTGCCCCCGATCAAAGCCATCCCTCGCTGGGTACTCAGCGCGCCCGTGTTGGCGACGTGATGGGCCGCGAACACTCATTGCGCGTCGAGGTCAGCCGCCTGGATCAGCTTATGGGCATGGTCGGCGAGTTGGCAAGCAACCGCGCAGGAACGGAACAGGCACGCGCCGAAATTAACGAATCGCTGGCTGAGGTGCATCGCGTCGTCCAGAAGATGACTCAACTGGTCAACCAGCTTGACGAAGAAGCGCCGATGCTCAGCGCCCCTCTGGCTTCAGGGCCTGTTTTCCAGCTTTCCCAGCAGACCCAGGAGCCATACGCTCCAGGCGAAGTAGAAGCGCGGGCGGAGATGACCCGCCTCGCCGCGCGCGGCACGCCGTCGCGCCCGCTGGGCATGTCGTTCCCCGCACATGGCGAGGAAGCGGCCCGGCGCAGGGAATTGGACCTGGAAAACTTCGACAGCGAGCATAGCCATCTGCTGCGGGCGCTGCGCGAAGGCGTTAATGACATTGCCACCCTGAGCGACGGCTTGCAAGGTCTTTTGCGTGAGATGAATGGTCTGGCCGAAGCGCAGGATAGACTCACCGGCTCCATTCAGCGCGACATCACTCATCTGCGGCTGGTCCCCATCGGGCGGATTTTTCCCAGGCTCCAGTTAACGGTGCGCCAGATTGCCCAGGAGCAAAACAAGCAGATCAATTTCATGTCTACCGGCGCGACCACCGAGATTGACCGCGACATCATCGAAGCCATCACCGGCCCGCTGGCGCAGCTCGTGCGCAACTGCGCGGTGCATGGCATCGAATCGGTGGAAGAGCGGCGCGAATTGGGCAAGCCCGATGTTGGGACGATCACGCTGCATGCCTACTATACCGGCAACGAGATCAGCATTGAGATCGGCGATGACGGCTGCGGCATCAACTCCCACCGGCTCATCAACGCCGCCATTGCGGTTGGCAAACTCGCGCCAGAGGAAGCAGAGCAGTTGGACTCGGAGCAAGCCCTCAATCTGATGCTTCTGCCCGACATTAGCACCAGCCCGGAAGTCACCACCATTGCCGGGCGCGGCGTGGGGATGGATATGGTGCGTACCGCTGTCGAGAACCTGAAAGGCGAGATGCACATTCACAGCACACCAGGCGAGGGTACGAGCTTCCATATCCGCCTGCCCATCTCGCTGGGCATCTTGCCCGCGCTCTTTGTGCGCGCGGGTCAGCAAGTCTATGCCGTGCCGCTGAGCAGCGTTGCGCGCATCTGGCAGCCGGAAAGCCAGACGCCATCTGAAATGACGGCTTTCTTCAGCCTGAGCGAAGTCCTTGGCGTCCCACCACAGTTAGCCGGGGAGAGCGAAGAAGAACCAAAGATACCCCCTCGCCAGGTGGCCTTGATCGTGCTGCTGAGGCAGCGAGAGGTGGGCGTCTACGTTGATGAAGTGCTGGCCGAGCGCGAGGTGGTCATCAAGCGCCTGCCGCCGCACCTGCGCCGCCGGGGAGTGCGCGGCGTCATCTTGAATCCCGTGGGTGAACTGCTGCTGCTGCTTGATCTGCCGGAGCTGGCTCATCGTGTACTCAGCGGCCTGCCCAGTGATCGCTTCGAGGCGCTGCGCGATGAGCCAGCGCCAGCGGCTGGCGCCGCCAGCGGGCCGAAAGTGCTGGTGGTGGATGATTCGCTTTTCATGCGCCGCACCCTGGAATTACAACTGGCGCGCGCGGGGTATCAGGTCAGGTCGGCCAAAGACGGCATAGAGGCGCTGCAATTCATTATGCAGGACCGCCCCCAACTGGTGCTGCTGGATATTGAAATGCCGCAGCTTGATGGCTATGGCCTGCTCAGCATCCTGCGCGGCCAGCAGCGTTTCAGCGGCATTCCGGTAGCGATGCTGACCTCGCGCGCCGCCGACAAGCACCGCCAGCACGCTATGGACCTGGGCGCCAGCGCCTATCTGGTCAAGCCCTGCCCGCACGATGTCTTGCTCCAGACCATCGCCGAACTGGTAGGCCAGCAATAGCCAGGCGCTTTAATTCTTTTCTCGCTCCAGACGCAGCCGCTCCAGTTCGGCCAGTCCGGCCTCGATAGCCGATTCCGCTCCGCAGTTGCGCGATGCCTGGTCGTTGGTGATGCCATCCAGGCAGCGCCCCGTCTGCGCGTCGTACATCACTGTACTGGCGTCATTATCCCCGGTAAACCAGCCAAACGTGCGCAGCGCCAGGGTGCGATAGCGCGCCGCGCCCGTCGCTCGATAGAGATCAGCCAGCCCCTGCATCATGGGCGAGAGGCAATAGGCGCATTGATTCTCTTTTACCCCAGGAAACGCATAGAGAAAACCTGCCGCCAGCGTTGGCTCAACCAGCCGCTCCACCGTCCGGGCGCAAGCCTCCAGATACTCCGGGCGCTCCATCCAGGCGCCTGCTTCGGCCAATGCGGGGAACTGATGATAGCCCCAGAGTCCCACCTGTTCCTGTCCTGGCGCATCGCGCAGGTAGCCATCCATGCAGCCGAAGAGATCGGCAGCCCAGTCTTCCAGTAGCTGCTTGAAGCGTTCGCGCAAGTGCGGAGGAGGGTCAGCTCGCAGCACTTCCAGCGCAGCCAGCGCCAGCACGCCTGTTGCTTTGGCATAGCTGGCCGTCTCAGCGCGCGCTGGCAGCGGGCAGAGCAGCCAATGTTGCAGCGCGGCCTCATCGCCCAGCACCCGATAGGCCGCGCCCAGCGCCCACAACGCCCGGCTTGTCCACCAGATGCCGCCTGGATAGGAAGTCTGGCCGGTCATATTGCGCTCGCCCGCTCTGTTCAGAATAAAGTTCGTGAAGCGGCCATCTGCTCCCTGCATATAGGGCAGGAAGGTGAGCCAGCGCCGCGCCAGATCGCGCCCCTGGGCATCGCGCTCCTGTTCCCAGGCGCGCAGGCCCAGGACCACGGCACGCGCCACGTCATCCACGCAGGCAACACCCTCCGGCCCGCTGTCTGCTGCCCCGAATGGCCGATAAACCAGCCCATCCGGTGTTTCCACCGGCTCCGCGTATACCGCCAGCGCGGCAATCTCTTGCCCATCCGCCGGAAACGTCCACGTCAACGATGCAAGATGCTTGAACACTCGATCACTCGTTCCTTACCCTGGCCCGGATGGAAAGGTCGTTCTATGCGCCCTCGCTTCCGCCGGGCAACGTTTTCTGGCAGGGGACAAAGCAACTTTTATGCCCTGCTTTCGCTGGCGGTTTGAGCCGCCAGAACGCCAGCAAATAGCTTGACAGGTGTGTTATTCTGATACCTGATAGCTCGCATGGCTTATGAGGTCTGCGTACATATCAGCTACGCTCCCGGTGCAGCATATCAAGCATTCAACGGAGGCAGAGCGCACCCGTTGCGCTCGATAAAGGAGTTTGTTTCGATGAGTCTTACTCTGGAAATTGCCAGGCGCGCCCTCGACGCCAGCCGCGCTCGGGCGCGTGAATTCGGCTGCCAGGTCAGCATTGCGCTGGTTGATAGCGCGGGCCATCTCGTCGCATTCGAGCGCATGATGGCGCCTTATGCGTGGGCCACCGCAGGAATCTCCACCGCCAAGGCAACATCAGCCGTCATGTTCAATCAGTCCACTTCTGATATTAGCCGCTGGGCTGGCGATATTCCCGGCTTCGCCACCAGCATGGCGAGCATGACTCAGGGCAAGTTTATTATGGCCCCAGGCGGCTGGCCGATTCGCGGCCCCAATGGCGTCACCGTCGGAGCCATTGGCATCAGCGGCGGCAACGCGCCGGGCCGCGACGACGATATTGCCCGCGCAGGCGTCCACGCGGCAGAGGCCGCCCTTCAGGCCGAGTTTCAGCGGCGCATGCAGGCCCAGGCAGCCGCGCAGGCGCAAGCAGCCGCGCAGGCCCAGGCAGCCGCGCAGCCACAGCCGGTTGCTGCCGCTGCCCCCGCTGCCGCATTCCAGGAGTCGGCCCAGCCACAGCCAGCCCCCGCCACAGTGAACCTTCAGGAGCCAGAGCCAGCCGCTTCGATGTATATGCCCGTTACCTCCGCCGAAGGCGCGCAAAGCAGCAGCGCCGGGTCCACAGATGGGTCGGCCAGCGGCGAAGATGATCAGCCGACGATTGCTACCGACAAAACACCGTAGCCCCACGTCCTGGCGCATCGCTGTTGTGACTTGCCGCGCAGCCTGGAAGGCAGTTGACCGTTGGTCGCCTTCCAGGCTGCGCGGCAAAAAGAGGCGTTCAGCATCACTAGGCGCGGGTTCCCTCGCTCTTGCTTTTACCCCGCTTTGCCCAGGAGGAAGCTGATCACCAGCACGACCAGCACGACCAGGGTGATGAGGACATAGGCGTAATCGCGCTCCAGCACAAAGATCACTACTGAGGACGCCACGCGAATGACCGGCGTCGCAATCAGCAAGAGCAGCCCCAGCGCGATCAGGGCATAGGGCTTGAACTGCGCCACCCCGGCCAGCACATCGCCAGGGGTCGTGGGAAAAGCAGTGAGCCGGTTCGGGCCGTACTGCGTCAGCCCGGCCAGATTGTTGACTGAGCCTGCATAGCCCGTATCGCCAGTCACCAGCAGCAGAACCACTCCAAGCGCGATGAGGAACGCGCTGACGAGGACGCCCACGCGCAGAATCCAGCTAATAATCTCTTCCGTAGGAAAGGCGCGCGCCGGAGCCGTCTCGCGGCCTGTTTCAGTCTTCGGTTCTTCAGATGAAGATGGTTGCTCGTGAGCCATACAATCAAATACCTAATCCAAATGCGCGTAAAACCATCTCCAGCGCCGTCAATACCAGCACCACCACAAAAATCCGGCGAATGAGCAAGCCGCGCACCCGAATGAGCAGTTGCGCGCCCGTCAGCGCCCCCAGCAGCACGCCCAGCGCCACAGGGGCCGCGATGAGCGGATTGATGTCGCCGCGCGAAAAATAGACGCCCGCGCTGGCCGCCGCCGTCACGCCAATCATAAAGTTGCTGGTCGTCGTCGAGGCTTTCATGGGGATACGCATCGCAATATCCATCGCCGGAACCTTCAGCGCACCGCCGCCCACGCCCAACAACCCCGAAACCATCCCGGCGATATACATCAAGCCAAAACCCAGCGGCACCCCCTGCACCCGATAGGCGATCTTGCGCTTGAGCGCCACGTCATAATACGCGCCATCGAGATGCAGCCGACGCGCCAGCCTTCGGCCCAGGCCCATATCCGTATCAGGCGTCTGACGCAGGGTTTCCGGGTCCAGCGCGCCAGTCATTGACATCTGTTCCATCTTACCGCGCTGGAGCATCACCACGCAGGAATAGAGCAAAATGATGCCAAACACAAAGAAGAGGACCGGCCCGCCCAGATACGCGCCCACAAACGCGCCGGTAATCGCCCCTGTCGTCGTCGCCACTTCCAGAAACATGCCAATGCGCAGATTGCTGATATGGTCGCGGAGATAGCGAACTGCCGCGCCGCTGGAGGTCGCAATGACCGAAACAATCGAAGCGCCAATGGCAAAATGAATATCAACGCCAAAGAGGACCGAGAGGGCAGGCACCACAATGATGCCGCCGCCCAGGCCAAGCAGCGCGCCCAGGGTACCAGCTATCAGGGAGGTCACAAAGATCAGCAGCAGAAACACGAGTATCGGAAGATGCAGAGGAGTGCCTTCCTTTCCGTCCGGGGATTGGGTATAGATATTGTAGCACACCAACCTTCCTGGCATCCAGACGTTATCAGGGCTGTTTCGCTGCCAAAAAGAGGGGCCTGGCACACGAATGTACCAGGCCCCAAACATCTATCCCTACCGGCGCAGAAGCTCTCGTCGCCCCAACAGCATCGTCTCTCCAACGTTCCCCATCTTCCACCTGACCCACCCCATCCTGACGATTATGCCCGGCAGGCGGCGCCCCACGCCACAAACCCCAAAGCATCCACCCCACCATTCACCCTGCATCCGCTCACATCGCTCGCCACTTTGCCTTGCCCCCGCCATTCACCCTGCAAGCCCAATGCCACCTCCACAAAGCGCCCCACGCAGCCACACCCACCCAAACAACGCCTCCCCAGCCAGCCGCCACCTTCACCCGCACAGATGATCATCTCGATTGAGTTGTCATCTATGGGAACAATGATACCTGAATCTGCTGAATTTCCCATGAAATTGATCACAAAATTTGCTGAATATTTTTTCATCTTTCCAGGGTATTATCCCCCAAAACGCATGATTTCCCCCAACATTTATTCATCTTAGGTACAAAAAACCGCGCCTGGATAGAGCCGTTCAGCGGTCATATCACATCGGCATGAAGCGGAGCGTTTTCCCTGTAGCGCCGCCCCCCTTCGGGAAGGGTCGCTTGCCTCGGCTATGCCTCTTCGAGCGAGAGGTCCTCGCTCCCGTTGGTCGCTCGCGCGTCCCTTCCAGGCGGCCAGCCGCCGAGCCGCCTGGAAGGCGGCGCTACAAGTCGAGGCCGCAAGCATGCAACAGGATGTGGTGTCAGAAGGGAATCAGGACGCGCGAGGCAGAGGCAGACCCAGGTAGAAGATGCTCCCCGTCGCGTGCTCGGTGGTGGGGAATTCGGCCCAGAGGTATCCATTCTGGCGGGCGACCAGATAGCGGCTGACATAGAGGCCCAGACCCAACCCCGCTAGCTGGCTCTGGAGGCTGTGTTCCGGGCCGCGATAAAAAGCGGTAAAGAGCTTTTCGCTCTCTTCATGAGGCAAGCCAGGCCCATAGTCGCGCACCGAAATCAGCGCCACTTCGTCTTGAGCCGCTGCTTCAGCGACTTCAGCCGACGCCGTGGAGAGCAGAGATGGGAGCGGGGCTGCCGACACTCGCTGGACAATCACTTCCACCACCCCTTCTTCCTGCCCAAACCTGGCGGCATTATCGAGGAGATAGCCCAGTACTTGCTCCAGACGAGTACGATCCGCCAGAGCGATCAATTCTGGCTCCCTGGTGGTCAGGAAGAAGTTCATATCGGGCAGGGCGCGCTGGCGCTGCTCGACCACCTGGCGCGTCAGCGCAACCACATCTATTGGCTGCGGGGCCACCTCCAGCGTACCGCGCTCAATCCGCGAGAAATCCAGCAGTTCGCCTACCAGGTTGGACATCCGGCTCACCTGCTGGCTAATCGCTTCCAGGCCGCTCAGATTGACAGCCCCGGTATGATCGCCGCGCCGGGCCTGGCGCAGCAGCAGTTGGGAGTAGCCCTTAATCACCGTCAGAGGGCTTTGGAGTTCATGCGAGGCCAGGCCAATGAACTCGTCACGAGTGTGTTCTTCGCTCACCAGCATATGGCGCAGTTCGGCACGCTCCAACGCGGCAGCCACCAGATCGCTCAACACCACTCCAGCCAGGGATACGCGGCCACGCTCAACAGGGGTGGGCGGGCCGCCGTCGCCCAGGGCAACCAGCAGCGTTTCAGCCCCTTTCGGCAGCGCCAGCGGCAACCAGGCATACCACGACGCCCCGACATCAGCCAGGAACGCCGCGACCGTTTCTGAGGCTTGCTGCTCGCCGGATGCGTCCCTGGAACCCTGGTCCACAGGGCCAAACAGAACCCCTGGGGAGGGCGCTCCCCAAAAACGCGGCTCTCGCGGGATTCGTTCCGCCATCTCCTGGGAGAGATGCTGTCTGACCGCAACAGTGTATGCAGCAGCGCCTTCGGATCGGGTGAGGACGAGGCCGCGCCGGGCGCGGCACAGAGCGAGAAACTCTTGTAAGGCCAGCGGCAAGATGTTTGCGCGCTCGGCAGCCGCGAACTTGCGGGCCGCGACATCCAGCGCGCCCAGCAAATGCTCTGCCGAGGTTTCTGAGCCGGGCGGTCCGCCGGAGGGCGGCGGAGAGATTGGGGGTGTTTGCTGGAAATGGAGCGCCATCGCTCCCTCTGCGGCGTCCGCTGGGAAAAAAGGGGAATGAGGCGCCGATTCAGGCATCCGCTGACTTTCCGGGGGCGGCCTCCAGGTATTTGGAAGTTCTCGTGACGGCTGATCTCCAGCGTCCTGCTCAACTTGCTCCACGCAGCCCTCCCCTGAGAGAAAGGTTGAATTGCTACCCCGTATCTACCACGCCGCGCCTGCGTGGGCCGACGCGCCTAACATCAAAAATAGAGTCGCAAAATATATGCCATCTGTCCTCTACAAATAGACAGCTATGATATACTCGACAGGGAACAAAAGCCTTATCGCTATTCCAGCACAAGCAAGAGGCGCTGAAGATGAAATGCAGCAGTTGTACAACCGAGCTTTGGGGGCGACCCGCTGTCTGCCCGGTTTGTGGCACGCCAACCGGGCTAAACAAGCGATCAAACAGGCAAACTCCTCCACCCTGGAGTACCGCAAGTCCCGGGAGTACTGCGCCAGCAGCCCCATCGCCGTCGCAATCGCAGCCATTCTTCAACGCCGCAGATCTGCTTGATCCAGACGCGCTGAACGCTGTGCCTCAAGCGACAGGCGCTGCCGACATTTTCACAACCGGGCCATTAGAAGATCGCGCGCCTGAACCTGAGACGCCCCAGGGGATGTTAAACGCCGCCGATCTCTTCGATCCAGCGGTGCTGGCCGAACTTTCCGGGCCAGTCGAAGAGGGGAGAAGCTTTCAGAGCAACGGGAGCGCGCCAGCGCAAGAGGAGTATCCATCCTTCCTGGTGGAGCCAGGGGCTGCGCGCCAGGACGACGAGGCCAATCACCCCCAGCCGCCATCTCGGCAGCCGCCATCTCGGCCAGCGAAAGGGCAGATAGCGCCGCCGCTCTTCACCCTGACAGCACTGCCAGAGGCCCCTCCGCAGCAGCCCGCGCCCCCCGTGTCGCCCCCGCCTTCTTTCTCGCCCAGGGTTCAAGCAGCCGCTGCCAGCCCGCCATCCGCACCAGACGAGAGAGGGTGGAGACAGCAGCGCGGTTATCGTACCGCTTCCGGTCCGCTGCCTGGCGACGGGGCGCGCGGCAGG
It encodes:
- the folK gene encoding 2-amino-4-hydroxy-6-hydroxymethyldihydropteridine diphosphokinase; this translates as MTSSSSDQQQTLPLVILGLGSNLGDRDAFLRAALAQLAPAYQVERVSSVYETAPQLVVEQPLYHNLVCAGRTQLSPHDLLRFLKALEQRLGRTPSYRYGPREIDLDIVLYGDQIINTADLIIPHPRMAERAFVLTPLAEIAPQMRHPVLQRTMHELAEAVAAQGVNRLFPLVF
- a CDS encoding DUF4388 domain-containing protein, with amino-acid sequence MVTEARPLRGSLDEFNLAEILQMMGLGNMTGALHLHRPDGRTGIIYFYDGFLGSCTELNTEALTLGLVLQQLGMATAEQLDGAYDLQTQDPLGKRIGELLIDYEIITPEQLQDALKTQLLWTVREMAQWQEGAYEFLPGAHLPTEDMPLRIEVTRVVMEVLRYTQEWDELQHTLPDGMRTRLEMALKIPQGMLLSFDLNTWRAISHVNAYRTVRRIASAIHQPELEVARLLAPLVERSLLASVESNSRPGLPIPAQRLSMESFDLFSLLSKIEQEWLHRRQPVEQLVALANFINWTMSNLAETYEQNGISLSPDTLVSLLERDGLDRIPGYTLKIQDNQIDIDDFTHYCRGYLDRRNVDQTAGEFHDMASDALQRALRATFQAINGRIVSPLERMQNQEAWDALFLGFQGEPPPQ
- a CDS encoding response regulator, which codes for MGNFVMVIDDSLTVRKIMESSLRREGFQVVSFPDGLQAMSALSKGEVPVPDLILLDVGLPKMDGYEIARAFKQKNRLGNTVIIMLSGRDGVFDKLRGRWAGAKEYITKPFKTAEVIACVRSHLGPPDISMQTQPAGSYSYY
- a CDS encoding response regulator; this encodes MTFAPNGRRTVLVVEDSPTEQAMIADCLHEAGYSVVLAGDGDEVREKIRSVAIDLVVLDLILPRVNGYEVCRALRKDPQTQHIPIVMLTQRSSAPEEFYGRRLGANGYLKKPLNPALLLAEINRLVGATGGQF
- a CDS encoding chemotaxis protein CheW; this encodes MSSAENKARWSPGVFWPPDTDLFLSEEEQRAAAMLYEQKMAEPPSGTPFLTFKLNNVRWGVPVSHLREVLPKVSAITPLPFSPLWLYGLINLRGEPIGLVNLSDLLFDPITAANAGRHAMAGAPVIIAENAGASLALLVEELGEVAFIEDHQFEKPPGAEIRALPTFAVAHLQAAWFPSEDDRTVLLLDLPRLLASLLQQLISEEAADE